Proteins from one Streptomyces genisteinicus genomic window:
- a CDS encoding ATP-dependent DNA ligase encodes MLLVRLADVSREVAATSARSRKTAALAELFAEAGPEDVALVIAYLAGRLPQGRIGVGRSLLREDVPPAAEPSLTVTGTDAALTALAAVAGAGAQNRRRAALAGLLGAATAGEQRFLVSLLAGEVRQGALDAVALDAVARASGAPADAVRRAVMLEGSLPRVAEALFADGPQALERFRLRVGSPVQPMLAHTAASVTEAVAALGTACVVEEKHDGIRVQVHRDGDEVRVCTRSLDDITARLPEVADGARGLPGDRFILDGEVIAVGPDGRPAPFQDIASRVGSRVDVAAARAALPVSPVYFDVLAAGGEEILDLPGRERHEHLARLVPEPLRVRRQVVEDPGDAGQVAAAEEFFAETLRRGHEGVLVKALDAPYVAGRRGRSWLKVKPVHTLDLVVVAVERGSGRRTGLLSNLHLAARAEDGGFVMLGKTFKGLTDEMLHWQTRRLGELAVEDDGWTVTVRPELVVEIAYDGLQRSSRYPAGVALRFARVLRHRPDKSAADADTIGRVLEATRR; translated from the coding sequence ATGCTGCTCGTACGGCTCGCCGACGTGTCCCGCGAGGTCGCCGCCACCTCCGCCCGCTCCCGCAAGACCGCCGCCCTCGCGGAACTCTTCGCCGAGGCGGGGCCCGAGGACGTCGCCCTGGTCATCGCCTACCTCGCAGGCCGGCTTCCCCAGGGCCGGATCGGAGTCGGCCGGAGCCTGCTCCGGGAGGACGTGCCACCCGCCGCCGAGCCCTCGCTCACCGTCACCGGGACCGACGCGGCGCTGACCGCGCTCGCGGCCGTCGCCGGTGCCGGTGCGCAGAACCGTCGCCGCGCCGCGCTCGCAGGACTCCTCGGCGCCGCCACGGCGGGCGAACAGCGCTTCCTGGTCAGCCTGCTGGCCGGCGAGGTGCGCCAGGGGGCGCTCGACGCGGTGGCCCTGGACGCCGTCGCCCGCGCCTCGGGCGCACCGGCGGACGCCGTGCGGCGTGCCGTCATGCTGGAGGGTTCGCTGCCGCGCGTCGCCGAGGCCCTGTTCGCCGACGGCCCCCAGGCGCTGGAACGGTTCCGGCTGCGGGTCGGCAGCCCTGTGCAGCCGATGCTCGCCCACACCGCCGCCTCGGTCACCGAGGCGGTGGCGGCCCTGGGCACGGCGTGCGTCGTCGAGGAGAAGCACGACGGCATCCGTGTGCAGGTCCACCGCGACGGAGACGAGGTGCGCGTCTGCACCCGCTCGCTCGACGACATCACCGCACGGCTGCCCGAAGTGGCGGACGGCGCCCGGGGGCTGCCCGGGGACCGGTTCATCCTGGACGGCGAGGTCATCGCGGTCGGCCCCGACGGCCGGCCCGCCCCCTTCCAGGACATCGCCTCCCGCGTGGGCTCCCGCGTGGACGTCGCCGCCGCCCGTGCCGCACTGCCGGTGTCACCGGTCTACTTCGACGTCCTCGCCGCCGGCGGCGAGGAGATCCTCGACCTGCCCGGGCGCGAACGCCACGAGCACCTCGCCCGGCTCGTCCCCGAACCGCTGCGGGTGCGGCGGCAGGTCGTCGAGGACCCCGGGGACGCCGGACAGGTGGCGGCGGCCGAGGAGTTCTTCGCCGAGACGCTGCGCAGGGGGCACGAGGGGGTGCTGGTCAAGGCGCTCGACGCGCCGTACGTCGCCGGACGCCGGGGCAGGTCCTGGCTGAAGGTCAAGCCCGTCCACACCCTCGACCTCGTCGTCGTGGCCGTCGAACGCGGCAGCGGGCGGCGCACCGGACTGCTCTCCAACCTGCACCTCGCCGCCCGGGCCGAGGACGGGGGATTCGTCATGCTGGGCAAGACGTTCAAGGGCCTCACCGACGAGATGCTGCACTGGCAGACCCGGCGCCTGGGCGAGCTCGCCGTCGAGGACGACGGCTGGACCGTCACGGTGCGGCCGGAACTCGTCGTGGAGATCGCCTACGACGGACTCCAGCGTTCCTCCCGCTACCCCGCCGGCGTCGCCCTGCGCTTCGCCCGGGTGCTGCGCCACCGCCCCGACAAGAGCGCCGCCGACGCGGACACCATCGGGCGGGTCCTGGAGGCCACCCGCCGGTGA
- a CDS encoding alkaline phosphatase family protein, translating into MARGRWRSAGGAVVRVVVVWAVSTLTMLALAGALPDFRLQSADGDSVTRTAVTAAWGAGAFGLLGALVWPVVVRALLLVPALVLGLLVFFLNGSLLLIALWLIPDGRGAADPETAVVVAAVMSAVASATSTALAVRDDDAYRRRLSRLADRRRVRGRREDPAEGRDTPGTVFVQLDGVGHEVLLRAAESGVMPTVASWLGSSHRLTPWRTDWSSQTGASQLGILHGSNHDVPAFRWYEKDTRRIVVSNRPASAAELQRRAVERTADGGLLTVDGASRGNLFSGGADQLALVLSVAARRGRANRSRAGYFAYFSDPANAVRTAVSFVAEVCREIGQSARARIRRDEPRVGRGGLYPFIRAFATVVERDVVVAAVIGDMLAGRTAVYADLVAYDEVAHHSGPHSRDAQDVLERLDRSIALLAKAAEHAPRPYRIVLLSDHGQSPGTTFEGAYGLTLRDLVRAGCGLPVSRRAVRTRSGAEARDAARDAVRTALHRRPEADGEDVEAAGPDPVVLASGNLALVSFPDVPHRMSREEIDRRHPALLSTLADHPGIGFLLVRSEEHGSLVLARDGIAAPLAGLKDGDEGPLAVFGPGAADAVRRTDGFPHVADVMVNSMHDPRTGVVHAFEEQIGSHGGLGGEQSRAFLLSPLELSPPVDPGETLAGAEQVHRVLRRWLREGQGPQVPLEAPAPAPARPAGGPAGVRGRD; encoded by the coding sequence CCGACTTCCGCCTCCAGTCGGCGGACGGGGACTCCGTCACCCGCACCGCGGTCACCGCCGCCTGGGGCGCGGGCGCGTTCGGTCTGCTGGGCGCCCTGGTGTGGCCCGTCGTGGTGCGGGCGCTGCTGCTGGTGCCCGCGCTCGTCCTCGGCCTGCTCGTCTTCTTCCTCAACGGATCGCTGCTGCTGATCGCCCTCTGGCTGATCCCCGACGGCCGGGGCGCGGCCGACCCGGAGACCGCGGTGGTGGTGGCGGCCGTGATGTCGGCCGTCGCGTCCGCCACCTCCACCGCGCTCGCCGTGCGCGACGACGACGCCTACCGCAGGCGGCTGTCCCGGCTGGCGGACCGCAGGCGGGTGCGGGGGCGCCGCGAGGACCCGGCCGAGGGGCGGGACACGCCCGGCACGGTCTTCGTGCAGCTCGACGGAGTCGGCCACGAGGTGCTGCTGCGGGCCGCGGAGAGCGGAGTGATGCCGACGGTGGCCTCCTGGCTGGGGTCGAGCCACCGCCTCACCCCCTGGCGCACCGACTGGTCGAGCCAGACCGGCGCGAGCCAGCTCGGCATCCTCCACGGCTCCAACCACGACGTGCCCGCCTTCCGCTGGTACGAGAAGGACACCCGCCGGATCGTCGTCAGCAACCGTCCCGCGAGCGCGGCCGAACTCCAGCGCCGGGCCGTCGAGCGGACCGCCGACGGCGGGTTGCTGACGGTCGACGGCGCGAGCCGCGGCAACCTGTTCAGCGGCGGCGCCGACCAGCTGGCCCTCGTCCTGTCGGTGGCCGCGCGCCGGGGCCGGGCCAATCGCTCCCGGGCGGGCTACTTCGCCTACTTCTCCGATCCGGCCAACGCCGTCCGCACCGCCGTGTCCTTCGTCGCCGAGGTGTGCCGCGAGATCGGCCAGTCGGCGCGCGCCCGGATCCGCCGGGACGAGCCGCGCGTCGGCCGGGGCGGCCTCTACCCGTTCATCAGGGCGTTCGCGACCGTCGTCGAGCGCGACGTGGTGGTCGCCGCGGTCATCGGCGACATGCTCGCGGGCCGTACCGCCGTCTACGCCGACCTGGTCGCGTACGACGAGGTGGCCCACCACTCCGGGCCGCACAGCCGCGACGCGCAGGACGTCCTGGAGCGCCTGGACCGCTCGATCGCGCTGCTCGCCAAGGCCGCCGAGCACGCCCCCCGCCCCTACCGGATCGTGCTCCTGTCGGACCACGGCCAGAGTCCCGGGACCACCTTCGAGGGCGCCTACGGGCTGACCCTGCGGGACCTGGTGCGCGCCGGCTGCGGCCTGCCCGTCTCCCGCCGGGCGGTGCGCACCCGCAGCGGCGCCGAGGCCCGCGACGCGGCCCGGGACGCGGTCCGCACCGCGCTGCACCGGCGGCCCGAGGCCGACGGCGAGGATGTCGAGGCCGCCGGCCCGGACCCCGTCGTGCTGGCCTCGGGGAACCTCGCGCTGGTCTCGTTCCCGGACGTGCCGCACCGCATGAGCCGGGAGGAGATCGACCGGCGGCACCCGGCCCTGCTGTCGACGCTCGCCGACCATCCCGGCATCGGCTTCCTCCTCGTGCGGAGCGAGGAGCACGGCTCCCTCGTGCTCGCCCGCGACGGGATCGCCGCACCTCTCGCCGGACTGAAGGACGGCGACGAGGGGCCGCTCGCCGTCTTCGGGCCCGGGGCCGCGGACGCGGTGCGCCGCACCGACGGCTTCCCGCACGTCGCGGACGTCATGGTCAACTCGATGCACGACCCGCGGACGGGCGTGGTGCACGCCTTCGAGGAGCAGATCGGCTCGCACGGCGGGCTGGGCGGCGAGCAGTCCCGCGCGTTCCTGCTGTCGCCGCTGGAACTCTCCCCGCCCGTCGACCCCGGCGAGACGCTGGCCGGTGCCGAGCAGGTGCACCGGGTGCTGCGGCGCTGGCTGCGCGAGGGGCAGGGGCCGCAGGTCCCGCTGGAGGCGCCGGCGCCCGCGCCCGCCCGTCCGGCCGGCGGGCCCGCCGGCGTGCGGGGGCGCGACTGA
- a CDS encoding phosphatidylinositol-specific phospholipase C domain-containing protein, with amino-acid sequence MGKLLRAASTTCAAAALLAAALVPAEAATASAADPGGLPWSSTTSVGVHNAYEQSTYPYFADALDSGAGMLEIDVWTNVFGRSWRVSHENPLGNANNCAGAASAAQLRTGARNRDLGGCLADMRAWHDANPGHRPILVKIELKDGFQDNAGRGPDELDALLRSRLGDALFRPAELAGAHADLDTAVRADGWPGRAAMSGKFVVELIPGTVEQGNPLDSLWTDREYAQHLRNLKAAGRLADAGAFPAVHKAAAGDPRTRYADGSIRPWFVVFDGDASAYANGSIDTSWYDRNHYLVVMTDAHNVAPAIDGTRPTEAQARDRVALLAGRHASVVSADWYPLPSVLATVLPRGGA; translated from the coding sequence ATGGGGAAGCTCCTGCGCGCGGCCTCGACCACCTGCGCCGCGGCCGCGCTGCTCGCCGCCGCGCTCGTACCGGCCGAGGCCGCCACCGCCTCCGCGGCGGACCCGGGCGGACTGCCCTGGTCCTCGACCACGTCGGTGGGGGTGCACAACGCCTACGAGCAGAGCACCTACCCGTACTTCGCGGACGCGCTCGACTCCGGGGCGGGGATGCTGGAGATCGACGTGTGGACGAACGTGTTCGGCCGGTCCTGGCGCGTGTCGCACGAGAATCCGCTCGGCAACGCCAACAACTGCGCCGGCGCGGCGAGCGCGGCCCAACTGCGCACCGGCGCACGCAACCGCGACCTCGGCGGCTGCCTCGCCGACATGCGGGCATGGCACGACGCCAACCCGGGCCACCGGCCGATTCTCGTCAAGATCGAGCTCAAGGACGGATTCCAGGACAACGCGGGCCGGGGCCCCGACGAACTCGACGCCCTGCTGCGGTCCCGGCTCGGCGACGCGCTCTTCCGGCCGGCCGAGCTGGCCGGCGCCCATGCCGATCTGGACACCGCGGTACGGGCGGACGGCTGGCCCGGTCGTGCGGCGATGAGCGGCAAGTTCGTCGTCGAGCTGATCCCGGGGACGGTGGAGCAGGGCAATCCGCTGGATTCCCTGTGGACCGACCGGGAGTACGCGCAGCATCTGCGCAACCTGAAGGCCGCGGGGCGGCTCGCGGACGCGGGTGCGTTCCCGGCCGTGCACAAGGCCGCGGCCGGCGATCCGCGCACCCGCTACGCGGACGGGTCGATCCGTCCGTGGTTCGTGGTGTTCGACGGGGACGCGTCGGCGTACGCGAACGGCTCGATCGACACGTCCTGGTACGACCGGAACCACTACCTGGTGGTGATGACGGACGCGCACAACGTCGCCCCGGCCATCGACGGCACCCGCCCGACCGAGGCCCAGGCGCGGGACCGCGTCGCGCTGCTGGCGGGGCGGCACGCGAGCGTGGTGTCCGCCGACTGGTACCCGTTGCCGTCGGTGCTCGCCACGGTCCTGCCGCGGGGCGGGGCGTGA
- a CDS encoding RICIN domain-containing protein translates to MRVSGPLEPGLYLVRNAGSGLVLEVAGGARGGGARVQQAGETGAPHQHWHITPVPNGGGLHHLVNEASGKRLDVAGASTENGARVQQWRANNFGAQEWTIEEHLDAPGTVALVSFVSGLLLEIADGSTEEGADVRQWEDTDGAHQAWRLEPVRPGR, encoded by the coding sequence ATGAGGGTGAGCGGCCCACTGGAGCCGGGGCTCTATCTGGTGCGCAACGCGGGCAGCGGGCTGGTGCTGGAGGTCGCGGGCGGGGCGCGCGGCGGCGGGGCCAGGGTGCAGCAGGCCGGGGAGACCGGTGCGCCGCACCAGCACTGGCACATCACGCCCGTGCCGAACGGCGGCGGACTCCATCATCTGGTGAACGAGGCCAGCGGCAAGCGTCTCGACGTCGCGGGGGCGTCCACGGAGAACGGCGCCCGCGTCCAGCAGTGGCGGGCCAACAACTTCGGCGCCCAGGAGTGGACGATCGAGGAGCATCTCGACGCCCCGGGCACGGTGGCGCTGGTGAGCTTCGTCAGCGGGCTGCTGCTGGAGATCGCGGACGGCAGCACCGAGGAGGGTGCGGACGTCCGGCAGTGGGAGGACACCGACGGGGCCCATCAGGCCTGGCGGCTGGAGCCCGTGCGGCCCGGCCGCTAG
- a CDS encoding helix-turn-helix domain-containing protein encodes MTTVASGTGVGPLLRGWRERRRISQLELALRADSSARHISFVETGRSRPSEDMVLRLAEHLDVPMRERNALLLAAGYAPRYTETPVDAPALGALREGIETLLKGYEPYPALVVDGSYTVVAANSGVLMLLDGVPAHLLAPPLNAMRLTLHPEGLAPRIRNLPEWRGHLLAQMERQIALVRSEPLRRLYEEVAAYPPPERAGDLPDDPAPDGGAAVPYPYFALPLRIEHGGRLLSFVSSISTFNTPLDVTVAELAIETFLPADAETVEYLGSLTQ; translated from the coding sequence ATGACAACTGTCGCGTCCGGTACCGGGGTAGGGCCGCTGCTGCGCGGCTGGCGCGAACGCCGGCGGATCAGCCAGCTGGAACTCGCCCTCCGCGCCGACTCCTCGGCCCGCCACATCAGCTTCGTCGAAACGGGCCGCTCGCGCCCCAGCGAGGACATGGTCCTCCGGCTCGCCGAACACCTCGACGTGCCGATGCGCGAGCGCAACGCGCTGCTCCTCGCCGCCGGTTACGCGCCCCGGTACACCGAGACGCCCGTCGACGCGCCCGCCCTCGGCGCGCTCCGCGAGGGCATCGAGACCCTGCTCAAGGGATACGAGCCGTACCCGGCGCTCGTCGTCGACGGCTCGTACACCGTCGTGGCCGCGAACAGCGGCGTCCTCATGCTGCTCGACGGAGTGCCGGCCCACCTGCTCGCACCGCCGCTCAACGCCATGCGGCTGACGCTCCACCCCGAGGGCCTCGCGCCGCGCATCCGCAATCTGCCCGAGTGGCGGGGCCACCTGCTGGCGCAGATGGAGCGTCAGATCGCGCTGGTGCGCTCCGAGCCGCTGCGGCGGCTGTACGAGGAGGTCGCCGCCTACCCGCCGCCCGAGCGGGCGGGCGACCTTCCGGACGACCCCGCTCCCGACGGCGGGGCCGCGGTCCCCTACCCGTACTTCGCCCTGCCCCTGCGGATCGAGCACGGGGGCAGGCTGCTGTCGTTCGTGTCGTCCATCTCGACGTTCAACACGCCGCTGGACGTCACCGTCGCCGAGCTGGCCATCGAGACCTTCCTCCCGGCCGACGCGGAGACGGTGGAGTACCTGGGCTCGCTCACGCAGTGA
- a CDS encoding RidA family protein, whose protein sequence is MTEATSDRITRVSPRRLHATPGYHHITVVEAGRTAYLAGQCPLDREGRLVGEGDPERQADQVAANALIALAAVGAGPEDVVRSVIYVSTDDREVLAAVWQRLCDSVVGAAFTTASTLLGVSRLGYAGQLVEVDLTAALPG, encoded by the coding sequence ATGACCGAGGCTACGAGCGACCGGATCACCCGTGTCAGCCCCCGGCGGCTGCACGCGACGCCGGGCTATCACCACATCACCGTCGTCGAGGCCGGCCGCACCGCCTATCTGGCCGGCCAGTGTCCGCTGGACCGGGAGGGCAGGCTCGTCGGCGAGGGCGATCCGGAGCGCCAGGCCGACCAGGTGGCCGCCAACGCGCTCATCGCCCTGGCAGCCGTGGGGGCGGGGCCCGAGGACGTGGTGCGTTCGGTGATCTACGTGAGCACGGACGACCGGGAGGTGCTGGCCGCCGTCTGGCAGCGGCTGTGCGACTCCGTGGTGGGGGCGGCGTTCACGACCGCGAGCACCCTGCTCGGGGTGAGCCGGCTCGGCTACGCCGGCCAGCTGGTGGAGGTCGATCTCACCGCCGCGCTCCCCGGCTGA
- a CDS encoding FBP domain-containing protein: MEPLTDKEIRASFVNCTKGDAGRMRLPLDFAGLPWDDLDFLGWVDPGAPLKAHLVLPREQGPVGIALRIPSAGRTSALKSSMCQACLTAHASSGVTLFAAPLAGTAGREGNTVGTYLCADLACSLYVRGKRQPKLRHGRYEESLTVEEQIRRTTDNLGAFADKVLGLR; the protein is encoded by the coding sequence GTGGAACCATTGACCGACAAAGAGATCCGCGCGTCCTTCGTGAACTGCACCAAGGGTGACGCCGGCCGGATGCGGCTCCCCCTCGACTTCGCCGGGCTCCCCTGGGACGACCTCGACTTCCTGGGCTGGGTGGACCCCGGCGCACCGCTGAAGGCCCATCTGGTGCTGCCCCGCGAGCAGGGGCCCGTGGGCATCGCCCTGCGGATCCCGTCGGCCGGCCGGACGAGCGCGCTGAAGTCGAGCATGTGCCAGGCCTGCCTGACCGCGCACGCCTCCTCGGGGGTGACGCTCTTCGCGGCGCCGCTCGCGGGCACCGCCGGGCGGGAGGGCAACACCGTCGGCACCTACCTCTGTGCCGACCTCGCCTGCTCGCTGTACGTGCGCGGCAAGCGGCAGCCGAAGCTGCGGCACGGCCGGTACGAGGAGAGCCTGACCGTCGAGGAGCAGATCCGGCGGACCACGGACAACCTCGGGGCCTTCGCCGACAAGGTCCTTGGCCTGCGCTGA
- a CDS encoding aldo/keto reductase, translating into MSQVPSITLNNGVAMPQLGFGVWQVPDDEAEQVVTTALEAGYRSIDTAAVYKNETGTGRAITGSAVAREDLFVTTKVWNSDQGHDATLRAFDASLERLGLDYVDLYLIHWPLPARDTYVDTYRALEKILADGRARAIGVSNFLPEHLERLVAETSVVPAVNQIELHPRLQQQASRAAHAAHGIATEAWSPLGQGKGLLEVPTVLAVARKHGRTPAQVVLRWHLQLGNVVIPKSSTPSRIAENFDVFGFELDADDLAAFAALDEGKRLGPDPAEFDVA; encoded by the coding sequence GTGAGCCAGGTCCCCTCCATCACCCTCAACAACGGTGTCGCCATGCCGCAGCTCGGTTTCGGAGTCTGGCAGGTGCCGGACGACGAGGCGGAGCAGGTGGTGACCACGGCCCTGGAGGCCGGTTACCGCAGCATCGACACGGCCGCGGTCTACAAGAACGAGACGGGCACGGGCCGGGCGATCACCGGGTCCGCCGTCGCCCGTGAGGACCTCTTCGTCACCACCAAGGTGTGGAACAGCGACCAGGGCCACGACGCCACGCTGCGCGCCTTCGACGCCTCGCTGGAGCGGCTCGGCCTCGACTACGTGGACCTCTACCTGATCCACTGGCCGCTGCCCGCCCGCGACACCTACGTCGACACCTACCGGGCGCTGGAGAAGATCCTCGCCGACGGCCGTGCCCGGGCCATCGGCGTCTCGAACTTCCTGCCGGAGCACCTGGAGCGGCTGGTCGCCGAGACCTCCGTCGTCCCGGCGGTGAACCAGATCGAGCTCCACCCGCGCCTCCAGCAGCAGGCCTCCCGCGCCGCGCACGCCGCGCACGGCATCGCGACGGAGGCGTGGTCCCCGCTCGGCCAGGGCAAGGGGCTGCTGGAGGTGCCCACGGTCCTGGCCGTGGCCCGCAAGCACGGCCGCACCCCGGCCCAGGTGGTGCTGCGCTGGCACCTCCAGCTGGGCAACGTGGTGATCCCGAAGTCCTCGACCCCGTCGCGGATCGCGGAGAACTTCGACGTGTTCGGCTTCGAGCTGGACGCGGACGACCTGGCGGCGTTCGCCGCCCTCGACGAGGGCAAGCGGCTCGGCCCCGACCCGGCGGAGTTCGACGTCGCCTGA
- a CDS encoding zinc-dependent alcohol dehydrogenase family protein, whose translation MRAVVYEEFGRTPEIREVPDPLPAPDGVVVRVEATGLCRSDWHGWAGHDPGIALPHVPGHELSGVVVAVGGEVRGSRAGDRVTVPFVCACGRCGSCARGAQQVCERQEQPGFTHWGSFAEYVAVRHADTNLVPVPEEMAFSTAAGLGCRFATAFRAVVGQGRVRAGEWVAVHGCGGVGLSAVMIAAASGARVVAVDVSPGALELARAFGAEICVDASALPAGAVPEAVHRASGGGAHLSLDALGSAVTCANSVRSLRRQGRHIQVGLLPDEVAVPMAPVVALELEILGSHGMAAHDYPAMLALVASGALRPDLLVTREIGLDEVPAALTALGTAPGAGVTVIRPHGVS comes from the coding sequence GTGCGAGCCGTGGTGTACGAGGAGTTCGGCAGGACCCCGGAGATACGGGAGGTCCCCGACCCCCTTCCGGCGCCCGACGGCGTCGTCGTCCGCGTCGAGGCAACCGGGCTGTGCCGCAGCGACTGGCATGGCTGGGCGGGTCACGACCCGGGGATCGCGCTGCCGCACGTGCCCGGGCACGAACTTTCCGGGGTGGTCGTGGCCGTCGGCGGCGAGGTGCGCGGCAGCCGTGCGGGGGACCGCGTCACCGTCCCGTTCGTCTGCGCCTGCGGCAGGTGCGGGTCCTGTGCGCGCGGCGCCCAGCAGGTCTGCGAGCGCCAGGAACAGCCGGGCTTCACCCACTGGGGCTCGTTCGCCGAGTACGTGGCCGTGCGCCACGCGGACACCAATCTGGTGCCCGTGCCCGAGGAGATGGCCTTCTCGACGGCGGCGGGCCTCGGCTGCCGGTTCGCCACCGCGTTCCGGGCCGTCGTCGGGCAGGGACGGGTGCGGGCCGGCGAGTGGGTCGCGGTCCACGGCTGCGGGGGTGTGGGCCTGTCGGCGGTGATGATCGCCGCCGCGTCCGGTGCGCGGGTGGTCGCCGTCGACGTCTCGCCCGGGGCGCTGGAACTGGCCCGTGCGTTCGGCGCCGAGATCTGTGTGGACGCCTCCGCGCTGCCCGCGGGTGCGGTGCCCGAGGCGGTCCACCGGGCGTCCGGCGGCGGCGCCCACCTCTCCCTGGACGCCCTCGGCTCTGCGGTGACCTGCGCCAACTCCGTACGCAGCCTGCGCCGCCAGGGCCGCCACATCCAGGTGGGCCTGCTCCCGGACGAGGTGGCCGTGCCGATGGCGCCGGTGGTCGCCCTGGAGCTGGAGATCCTCGGCAGCCACGGCATGGCCGCCCACGACTACCCCGCGATGCTGGCCCTGGTGGCCTCCGGCGCACTGCGCCCGGACCTGCTGGTCACGCGGGAGATCGGTCTCGACGAGGTGCCGGCCGCGCTCACGGCCCTCGGCACGGCGCCGGGCGCCGGCGTGACCGTGATCAGGCCCCACGGCGTCTCCTGA
- a CDS encoding SsgA family sporulation/cell division regulator, translating to MSSSIEQSVEQSVTARLIGDAAPSAGVPVIMRYRPADPFAVRMVFPPEACLGDTSVTWAFARSLLDSGLRTPAGDGDVHIWPCGRVQTMVELRSPDGVALLQFATSSLRGFLADAYDAVPAGEESAASDIDHDLAVLLGGAAD from the coding sequence ATGTCGTCTTCCATCGAGCAGTCCGTCGAGCAGTCCGTCACGGCCCGCCTGATCGGCGACGCGGCCCCGTCCGCGGGAGTCCCGGTGATCATGCGCTACCGGCCCGCCGACCCGTTCGCCGTCCGGATGGTCTTCCCGCCCGAGGCCTGCCTCGGCGACACGTCCGTGACCTGGGCCTTCGCCCGCAGTCTGCTCGACTCCGGGCTGCGCACCCCGGCCGGCGACGGGGACGTGCACATCTGGCCGTGCGGCCGCGTCCAGACCATGGTCGAACTCCGCTCTCCCGACGGTGTCGCGCTGCTCCAGTTCGCCACGTCGAGCCTGCGCGGCTTCCTCGCCGACGCCTACGACGCCGTCCCCGCGGGAGAGGAGAGCGCCGCCTCGGACATCGACCACGACCTGGCCGTCCTGCTCGGCGGAGCCGCGGACTGA
- a CDS encoding 4a-hydroxytetrahydrobiopterin dehydratase yields MPTEPLSQKEIEDRLRELPGWSQEGDRIARSYRLGSHFAATAMVVHIAQIQEELNHHSDLTLGYDTVSLTVLSHDVNALTDRDFSLARRVADIAPGHGAE; encoded by the coding sequence ATGCCCACCGAGCCGCTGTCGCAGAAGGAGATCGAGGACCGCCTGCGGGAGCTCCCCGGCTGGTCCCAGGAGGGCGACCGCATCGCCCGCAGCTACCGTCTCGGGTCCCACTTCGCCGCGACGGCCATGGTGGTGCACATCGCGCAGATCCAGGAGGAGCTCAACCACCACTCCGATCTGACCCTCGGCTACGACACGGTGTCCCTGACCGTGCTCTCCCACGACGTGAACGCCCTCACCGACCGGGACTTCTCGCTCGCCCGCCGCGTCGCGGACATCGCCCCCGGGCACGGGGCCGAGTAG
- a CDS encoding class I SAM-dependent methyltransferase has product MLDYDREADRYDATRGGVPRAGAAARAVLGLVPPTARTLLDIGCGTGLVTERLARTGLSVHGCDASAAMARRAVARVPGGVALGDVRRLPVRDASVDAVTAVWLLHLLPDAGPVIAEAARVLRPGGVLVATVDKDAGHDVGSDIDTVLRPHRSRAHASDRGDLVTDTAAAHGLRPAGGARFTGHGQGRTPQDAAGMLLAGGYRSWFDDGDDGATAERLAAALRALPHQSRRRHDPSYTLLAFRRPGTAPDPHRTETGGRGGAAGARDD; this is encoded by the coding sequence GTGCTCGACTACGACCGCGAGGCCGACCGCTACGACGCGACCCGGGGCGGGGTGCCCCGGGCCGGGGCCGCCGCCCGTGCCGTGCTCGGCCTCGTCCCGCCCACCGCCCGGACGCTCCTGGACATCGGGTGCGGCACCGGTCTGGTCACCGAACGCCTGGCCCGCACCGGCCTGTCGGTGCACGGCTGCGACGCCTCCGCCGCGATGGCCCGCCGGGCCGTCGCGCGCGTTCCCGGCGGCGTCGCGCTCGGCGACGTACGGCGGCTCCCGGTCCGCGACGCGTCCGTCGACGCGGTCACCGCGGTGTGGCTGCTGCATCTGCTCCCCGACGCGGGCCCCGTGATCGCCGAGGCGGCGCGCGTCCTGCGGCCGGGGGGAGTCCTCGTCGCCACGGTCGACAAGGACGCCGGGCACGACGTCGGCAGCGACATCGACACCGTCCTGCGGCCCCACCGGTCCCGGGCGCACGCATCGGACCGCGGCGACCTCGTCACGGACACCGCGGCCGCCCACGGCCTGCGGCCCGCGGGCGGCGCCCGCTTCACCGGGCACGGCCAGGGCCGTACGCCGCAGGACGCCGCGGGCATGCTGCTGGCGGGGGGCTACCGGTCCTGGTTCGACGACGGGGACGACGGCGCCACGGCGGAGCGGCTCGCCGCAGCCCTGCGCGCGCTGCCCCATCAGTCCCGGCGCCGCCACGACCCCTCGTACACCCTGCTCGCCTTCCGCAGGCCGGGGACCGCCCCCGACCCGCACCGGACGGAGACCGGAGGCAGGGGCGGCGCGGCGGGCGCGCGGGACGACTAG